A genome region from Nitrosopumilus sp. includes the following:
- the pyrG gene encoding CTP synthase (glutamine hydrolyzing): MQTKFIFVTGGVMSGLGKGVTTSSIAKLLQLVDQKVSCVKIDPYLNYDAGTMNPVAHGEVFVTEDGGECDMDIGNYERFLNQNILKSHNITTAQVYSSVIEAERKGDYLGACVQIIPHVTDEIKNRIRKIAEDEKLDFLIVECGGTVGDIESLPFLEALRQMKVEEGPQGVIFVHVTLAPSLDVVGEQKTKPTQHSVQELRRIGIQPDFLAVRCTLPLEEKTKKKIAMFTNVTPKDVLSCHDAKSIFKVPQMLHDQGIMDSIFTKFGKVGMVNTSTKWDQWNKITENMVNHEGQKIKIAMVGKYVTLADSYVSVNHALKHAGAKIGNSIDIDWIDSESITDYNILSKYDGILVPGGFGIRGSEGIIQTANFAREKNIPYLGICFGFQLAAVAFGRNVLKLEDANSTEIKSDAINPIVDLLPDQKDISDIGGSLRLGANEIFIKDNTKAQKIYHRTIINKRHRHRYEINKKYLPEFEKNGLIFSAESDNGKRMEMLEIPSHKFYLGVQFHPEFNSRPGFPEEIFEAFVKASAEK, translated from the coding sequence GTGCAGACGAAGTTTATTTTTGTGACAGGAGGTGTAATGTCAGGTCTTGGAAAAGGTGTAACTACTTCCTCAATTGCAAAATTATTACAGTTAGTAGATCAAAAAGTATCATGTGTCAAAATAGATCCATATCTTAACTATGATGCAGGTACAATGAATCCCGTCGCTCACGGAGAAGTCTTTGTTACTGAAGATGGTGGTGAATGTGATATGGACATTGGAAATTATGAGCGATTTCTAAATCAAAATATTCTTAAAAGTCATAACATTACAACGGCTCAAGTTTACTCTTCTGTAATTGAGGCCGAAAGAAAAGGAGACTATTTAGGAGCATGTGTTCAGATTATCCCGCATGTGACTGATGAGATAAAAAATAGAATTAGAAAAATTGCAGAAGATGAAAAATTAGACTTTTTGATTGTAGAATGTGGGGGTACTGTGGGGGACATAGAATCGTTACCCTTCTTAGAGGCACTAAGACAGATGAAAGTTGAAGAAGGCCCCCAAGGTGTGATTTTTGTTCATGTGACATTAGCACCATCGCTTGATGTAGTAGGAGAACAAAAAACAAAACCGACTCAGCACAGTGTTCAGGAACTCAGAAGAATAGGTATTCAGCCAGATTTTTTGGCAGTAAGATGTACTCTTCCACTAGAAGAGAAAACCAAGAAAAAGATTGCAATGTTTACAAATGTCACACCAAAAGACGTTTTATCATGTCATGATGCAAAGTCCATTTTCAAAGTCCCACAGATGCTTCATGATCAAGGAATTATGGATTCGATATTTACAAAATTTGGAAAGGTTGGTATGGTCAATACATCTACCAAATGGGACCAATGGAATAAGATTACAGAAAACATGGTGAACCATGAAGGCCAGAAGATAAAGATTGCAATGGTTGGAAAATATGTTACACTTGCAGACAGTTATGTTAGTGTAAACCATGCACTGAAACATGCAGGAGCAAAAATAGGTAATTCAATTGATATAGATTGGATTGATTCAGAATCAATTACAGACTATAACATTTTATCAAAATATGATGGAATCCTAGTTCCAGGAGGATTTGGTATAAGAGGATCAGAGGGGATTATTCAAACTGCAAACTTTGCTCGTGAGAAAAACATACCCTATCTTGGAATATGCTTTGGATTTCAATTGGCAGCAGTGGCATTTGGAAGAAATGTCCTAAAGTTAGAAGATGCAAATTCTACAGAGATCAAAAGTGATGCAATAAATCCAATTGTAGATTTACTTCCAGATCAAAAAGATATTTCAGATATAGGAGGATCCCTTAGATTAGGTGCAAATGAAATATTCATTAAAGACAACACAAAGGCACAAAAAATTTACCATAGAACCATAATTAACAAGCGTCACAGACACCGATATGAAATTAATAAAAAATACCTTCCAGAATTTGAAAAAAATGGGTTGATATTTTCAGCTGAAAGTGATAATGGAAAAAGAATGGAGATGCTTGAGATACCATCACATAAATTTTATCTAGGTGTTCAATTCCATCCAGAATTTAATAGTCGACCTGGATTCCCAGAAGAAATTTTTGAAGCATTTGTAAAGGCATCTGCAGAAAAATAA
- a CDS encoding PfkB family carbohydrate kinase, translating into MKLAIFSHCTIDSINLKDQTYEQIGGSACYCGLTAREFKFDVDLFTKIGPDFPKQYLTQNKIKFTNAESKKNTTKFSISITGSDRVLKLENECEPIEYSRVNADGHLVSPIYHEITDDTFKKINDDSNFLFVDPQGFLRRKDSQNNIFLEKTNLDLSGVDAIKVNPEESQQIVSGTHDEMMLALQKKGAKYVLLTNKENVSLLVKDKVYSIILPNKQIHDTTGIGDIFCATFVCTMLKEKDFLWALCFAGGAAQAALDSKNLGLQKIPSKGTVQTNASYFYNLVKFRDI; encoded by the coding sequence ATGAAATTAGCTATTTTTTCTCACTGTACAATAGATTCTATAAATCTTAAAGATCAAACCTATGAACAAATTGGAGGATCTGCTTGCTATTGCGGACTTACGGCACGAGAATTCAAGTTTGATGTGGACTTGTTTACAAAAATTGGTCCTGACTTTCCAAAACAGTATCTTACTCAAAATAAAATCAAATTCACAAATGCTGAATCTAAAAAAAATACTACAAAATTCAGCATCTCAATTACAGGATCTGACAGAGTCCTAAAACTTGAAAATGAATGTGAGCCTATAGAGTATTCGAGGGTTAATGCTGATGGTCATCTTGTTAGCCCAATATATCATGAGATAACTGATGATACTTTTAAAAAAATAAATGATGATTCAAATTTTCTTTTTGTAGATCCTCAAGGTTTTCTGAGAAGAAAAGATTCACAAAACAATATTTTTTTAGAAAAGACTAATCTTGATTTATCTGGTGTTGATGCAATAAAGGTTAATCCTGAAGAATCTCAACAAATTGTTAGTGGTACTCATGATGAAATGATGTTAGCATTACAGAAAAAAGGAGCTAAGTATGTTTTATTGACAAACAAAGAAAATGTTTCTCTTTTGGTAAAAGATAAGGTATACTCTATAATTCTTCCAAATAAGCAAATTCATGACACCACAGGGATAGGTGATATTTTCTGTGCTACATTTGTATGTACGATGCTCAAAGAAAAAGACTTTTTGTGGGCATTGTGTTTTGCAGGAGGTGCTGCCCAAGCTGCACTTGATTCAAAAAATCTAGGTTTGCAAAAAATTCCTTCAAAAGGAACAGTTCAAACAAATGCCTCATATTTTTATAATTTGGTAAAATTTAGAGACATATAA
- the trpA gene encoding tryptophan synthase subunit alpha, with protein sequence MSKIKEKFADLAAKNQRALIAYIMVGFPNEKATIAVVRGLVTGGVDIIELGFPFSDPLADGPVIQNASNVSLQNGTTISKYFKIIKKIRKMTDIPLVMMTYTNILFHTGYPRFIAEAKKAGIDGFILPDMSIEESKEYIQAAKNNTDTIFLISPNTSKTRIQKISKASTGFLYLVAVFGTTGVKTGIKSYTLDAIKNVKKQTKGIIPLGIGFGVSTPEDVKTYVKAGADAIIVGSAYLKLINNTSQDKLELKISQFTKSLKKQTIL encoded by the coding sequence ATGTCAAAGATTAAAGAAAAGTTTGCAGATCTTGCTGCAAAGAATCAAAGGGCATTAATTGCATACATTATGGTTGGATTCCCAAATGAAAAAGCAACAATTGCAGTTGTACGAGGATTAGTAACTGGTGGCGTAGATATTATCGAATTAGGATTTCCATTTTCAGATCCACTAGCTGATGGACCTGTTATCCAAAACGCAAGTAATGTGTCACTTCAAAATGGAACCACAATTTCCAAATATTTTAAAATTATTAAGAAGATCCGAAAAATGACCGACATTCCACTTGTAATGATGACGTATACCAATATCTTATTTCACACAGGGTATCCAAGGTTTATTGCAGAAGCTAAAAAGGCAGGAATTGATGGATTTATTCTTCCTGATATGTCAATTGAGGAATCAAAAGAGTATATTCAAGCAGCAAAAAATAACACGGATACTATCTTTCTAATATCCCCCAATACCAGTAAAACCAGAATACAGAAAATTTCCAAAGCATCAACTGGCTTTTTGTATCTCGTTGCAGTTTTTGGTACAACAGGAGTCAAAACAGGAATTAAAAGTTACACACTAGATGCAATTAAGAATGTAAAAAAACAGACGAAAGGAATCATTCCACTTGGTATAGGATTTGGTGTGTCAACTCCTGAAGACGTTAAAACGTATGTAAAGGCAGGTGCTGATGCAATAATTGTTGGTAGCGCATACCTGAAATTAATTAATAATACATCACAGGATAAACTAGAATTAAAAATTTCGCAGTTTACTAAGAGTCTCAAAAAACAAACCATTCTCTAA
- a CDS encoding CDP-alcohol phosphatidyltransferase family protein, with protein MLNNLRESLRPALEKIGRGFALTGLSPDFWTFVGLLFAITSAVVYGLGIEYGLIIGGVLLLVSGFFDMVDGQVARVTGKTSVKGSYLDSMFDKIAEVAIFLGILIGGYAEPYLVLLAITLSLLVSYARAKSDAINIKLQGIGIGERAERLLVIAIIGIIGFIEYAVIIVVIIAGITLIQRMIVTVKNIQEKD; from the coding sequence ATGCTAAACAATTTGCGTGAGTCACTTCGACCTGCACTTGAAAAAATAGGTAGGGGATTTGCATTAACGGGTTTATCTCCTGATTTTTGGACTTTTGTAGGTCTTTTGTTTGCCATAACATCTGCAGTTGTTTATGGCTTGGGAATTGAATATGGGTTAATCATTGGTGGTGTTTTGTTACTTGTTTCAGGATTCTTTGACATGGTTGATGGTCAAGTTGCGCGAGTTACAGGCAAGACTTCGGTTAAGGGTTCATACCTTGATTCAATGTTTGATAAAATTGCAGAAGTAGCAATATTTTTAGGAATTTTGATTGGAGGATATGCTGAACCATATCTTGTGTTGCTTGCAATAACTTTGTCTTTATTGGTAAGTTATGCACGAGCAAAATCTGATGCAATAAACATAAAGTTGCAAGGAATTGGCATAGGTGAAAGAGCAGAAAGATTATTGGTAATTGCGATAATTGGAATTATTGGATTTATTGAATATGCAGTGATCATAGTTGTGATAATTGCAGGGATCACTTTAATTCAAAGAATGATTGTCACAGTAAAAAACATTCAAGAAAAAGACTAA
- a CDS encoding PEFG-CTERM sorting domain-containing protein, with amino-acid sequence MQNQIFVITVILSVLLLIPTGVYAENIFRETEAFGQYPDIGQIMAEKITFEFGDDMFDIYYGYKGSLDSMGSKYEEPILFSMTINEERKSIEIIMEDVPEKTDFWVRIPPEVLYAEGEKFTVLVDGVNTGYDLIIFPNDYAIGFIISETTENIEIVGTRVIPEFGSFSIMILGISIVGLVYFIQQTSFGRVRIRNNPSK; translated from the coding sequence TTGCAAAACCAAATCTTTGTTATCACGGTAATTTTATCTGTTTTACTTTTGATTCCTACTGGTGTCTATGCAGAAAATATTTTCAGGGAAACAGAGGCTTTTGGACAGTATCCTGATATTGGACAGATTATGGCAGAAAAGATTACCTTTGAGTTTGGGGACGATATGTTTGATATTTATTATGGATACAAGGGAAGTCTTGACTCCATGGGATCTAAATATGAAGAACCAATATTGTTTTCTATGACAATCAACGAGGAAAGAAAATCAATTGAAATCATCATGGAAGATGTTCCTGAGAAAACTGATTTTTGGGTAAGAATACCACCTGAAGTGCTTTATGCAGAAGGTGAAAAATTCACTGTTCTGGTAGATGGTGTGAATACTGGATATGATCTGATCATTTTTCCAAATGATTATGCGATTGGATTTATCATTTCAGAAACCACCGAAAATATTGAAATCGTCGGAACTAGGGTTATTCCTGAATTTGGATCTTTTTCAATCATGATTCTAGGAATTTCAATAGTGGGTTTGGTTTATTTTATTCAACAAACATCATTTGGTAGAGTTCGGATAAGAAACAATCCCAGTAAATAA
- a CDS encoding copper-binding protein produces MRVDFFALSLFMLFSIGFGSLAFAETYNIKIPSGAADPNAPYFWSEKSTGVTTGKITIYPGDSVTWSNADTAFHTITSVTKDGQVDGLFDSGFFTAGKHYTRQFNDIGDFYYFCSIHPYMNGVVHVVNNPGSVRSIDGVASGYTDDGLGFKIKYILDTNLQKEVHVDPKGNTLTFTISGDTLNEQIILILPSNLIDEPNTALVDGNMVDFTSEESSTGTKLTIPIEPHSREIKIIGTHVIPEFGFLAISILSIGLFSTLFMARSKFSLFK; encoded by the coding sequence ATGAGAGTAGACTTTTTTGCTTTATCGCTATTCATGTTATTTAGTATAGGATTTGGGAGTTTGGCCTTTGCTGAAACATATAATATTAAAATTCCATCAGGTGCAGCAGATCCTAATGCTCCTTATTTTTGGTCTGAAAAATCAACAGGCGTAACTACAGGTAAAATCACGATATATCCAGGGGATTCAGTTACTTGGAGTAATGCAGACACTGCATTTCACACAATTACTTCAGTTACTAAAGATGGTCAAGTAGATGGTCTCTTTGACAGTGGTTTTTTCACTGCTGGAAAACATTACACTAGACAATTTAATGACATTGGCGATTTTTACTACTTTTGTAGCATACACCCTTACATGAATGGAGTAGTTCATGTAGTGAATAATCCTGGAAGCGTTAGATCAATTGATGGTGTAGCTTCTGGATACACCGATGACGGTTTAGGATTTAAGATCAAATACATTTTAGACACCAATCTCCAAAAGGAGGTTCATGTAGATCCTAAAGGAAATACATTAACATTTACTATTTCTGGCGATACATTAAATGAACAAATCATATTAATTTTGCCTTCAAATCTTATTGATGAACCAAACACCGCTTTAGTAGATGGAAACATGGTGGATTTTACAAGTGAAGAATCATCTACTGGAACCAAATTAACAATTCCAATAGAACCACATTCTAGAGAGATTAAAATTATTGGCACCCATGTAATCCCTGAATTTGGATTCTTGGCAATTAGTATACTAAGTATTGGTTTATTTTCTACTTTATTTATGGCTCGCTCTAAATTTTCTTTATTCAAATAG
- the trpB gene encoding tryptophan synthase subunit beta, producing MKYPINGRFGEFGGKYIPETLVPAIEELEENYLKFKNDSSFKKELDYYLKVYAGRPTPLYYAKNLSEKIGGAKIYLKREDLLHGGAHKINNTLGQAILAKRMNKKRIIAETGAGQHGVATAMACASLGMKSEVYMGYKDTMRQKLNVYRMNMLGSKVHPVKSGSMTLKDAINEAIRDWITNVETTYYLLGSAVGPHPYPVMVRDFQSVIGKEIKSQMKKINNKAPDYVIACVGGGSNAIGTFYPLVDTNAEIIGVEAAGQGLKSKMHSATLSAGSKGVLHGMMTYLLQDKEGQITETHSISAGLDYPGVGPEHSYYKDTKRIKYHSATDKEVIDAFLILTRTEGIIPALESSHAIAEAMKVARKGKKSESIVVTLSGRGDKDVEEVQNYLDKHVKD from the coding sequence TTGAAATATCCTATAAATGGTCGATTCGGTGAGTTTGGTGGGAAATACATACCAGAAACTCTAGTTCCTGCGATTGAAGAACTGGAAGAAAATTATCTTAAATTCAAAAATGACAGCAGTTTCAAAAAAGAACTCGATTATTATCTCAAAGTCTATGCAGGAAGACCAACGCCATTGTACTACGCAAAAAATTTGTCAGAAAAAATTGGCGGGGCAAAAATTTATCTAAAAAGAGAAGATCTGCTGCATGGAGGGGCTCATAAAATCAACAATACATTGGGTCAGGCAATTCTTGCAAAAAGAATGAATAAAAAAAGAATCATTGCAGAAACAGGTGCAGGACAACACGGGGTCGCAACTGCAATGGCATGTGCATCTTTGGGAATGAAATCTGAAGTGTATATGGGTTACAAAGATACGATGAGACAAAAACTTAATGTGTATAGGATGAATATGCTTGGCTCCAAAGTACATCCAGTAAAATCAGGTTCCATGACACTAAAAGACGCAATTAACGAAGCAATTAGAGATTGGATTACTAATGTGGAGACGACATATTATCTTCTAGGCTCAGCAGTAGGTCCTCATCCATACCCAGTAATGGTCAGAGATTTCCAAAGCGTGATTGGTAAAGAAATTAAATCACAAATGAAAAAAATTAACAACAAGGCACCAGATTATGTAATAGCATGTGTGGGTGGTGGTTCTAATGCAATTGGAACCTTTTATCCTCTGGTAGATACCAATGCAGAAATTATTGGGGTAGAAGCTGCAGGTCAAGGATTAAAATCAAAAATGCATTCTGCAACATTATCTGCTGGAAGCAAAGGAGTGTTGCATGGGATGATGACATATTTGCTTCAAGATAAAGAAGGTCAAATTACAGAAACGCATAGCATTTCAGCAGGATTGGATTATCCTGGAGTAGGACCAGAGCATTCATACTATAAGGATACAAAACGTATCAAATATCATTCTGCTACAGATAAAGAAGTAATAGATGCATTCTTAATATTAACAAGAACTGAAGGAATTATACCTGCCCTTGAATCGTCTCACGCAATTGCTGAAGCGATGAAGGTTGCAAGAAAAGGAAAAAAATCAGAATCAATCGTAGTTACATTATCTGGTAGAGGAGATAAAGATGTAGAAGAAGTACAAAACTATTTGGATAAACATGTCAAAGATTAA
- a CDS encoding indole-3-glycerol-phosphate synthase: MAENILRKLVNNSQMAINDGIYEIDVNLKKSTKDFKQIIKMNPHATLLTEIKFSSPSLGKIRTLADPVSIASQMIAGGSKALSVLTQPHLFNGSPEYFMNVRQTVDVPMLMKDIIIDKVQIDTAKKIGADFMLLIQSLFDQRFLSEIDEFIGYGHKQGLEILLEVHTNQEFQNALKTNADLIGINNRNLDTLEIDLKTTEKILLGFEKKRLILSESGIDTPEDIQYLKKCGADAFLIGSSIMKSDNIEEQVKKLVNAY; encoded by the coding sequence ATGGCTGAAAATATTTTGAGAAAACTTGTGAATAACTCACAGATGGCGATCAATGATGGTATTTACGAAATAGATGTCAATTTGAAAAAATCAACCAAAGATTTTAAACAAATTATCAAGATGAATCCCCACGCAACATTGCTAACTGAGATTAAATTCTCATCTCCCTCATTAGGTAAAATTAGAACATTGGCGGATCCTGTAAGTATTGCATCTCAGATGATTGCTGGAGGTTCAAAAGCACTTTCAGTATTAACTCAGCCACACTTGTTTAATGGTTCACCGGAGTACTTCATGAATGTAAGGCAGACAGTGGATGTTCCAATGTTAATGAAAGATATTATTATCGACAAAGTTCAGATTGATACTGCAAAAAAAATTGGGGCTGATTTTATGCTACTTATTCAGTCCCTTTTTGATCAGAGATTTTTATCTGAAATTGATGAGTTTATAGGTTATGGACACAAACAAGGATTGGAAATTTTACTTGAAGTTCACACTAACCAAGAGTTTCAAAATGCACTAAAGACAAACGCAGATCTTATTGGAATTAACAACAGAAATCTTGACACACTGGAAATTGATCTAAAAACAACAGAGAAAATTCTTTTAGGGTTTGAAAAGAAAAGACTAATTCTTTCAGAAAGTGGTATTGATACTCCTGAAGATATTCAATATTTAAAAAAGTGTGGAGCGGATGCATTTTTGATAGGTTCAAGTATAATGAAAAGTGACAACATTGAAGAACAAGTTAAAAAATTGGTGAATGCATATTGA
- the speB gene encoding agmatinase: MSFLDLYMNRNPLITASDDDSEPVATIFGVPFDATHSYKPGCRFGPDVIRDSFNNIEIFHPDLQVDLEAANIEDLGNTRHTVVASEMIDMIKKITTELVAKKRQLFILGGEHSITYGTYTSFPKETGYVVFDAHYDLRDEFADIKLSHASYLRRIVEERGAENILHVGARAFVKEELVFLKENNIKTITDRQIRDGDGPRLLKDYVSTFDTIYSSFDLDVLDPAYAPGVGNPEAVGITSRELFDMIHTFEETKIVGVDIVELNPYHDNGATASLAAKIISNLIAINLSQLK, from the coding sequence ATGAGCTTTCTGGACTTGTACATGAATAGAAACCCACTGATCACTGCATCAGATGATGATTCTGAACCTGTTGCAACCATTTTTGGTGTTCCATTTGATGCAACACACTCTTACAAGCCAGGTTGTAGATTTGGCCCCGATGTAATTCGTGATTCATTTAACAATATCGAGATTTTTCACCCTGATCTTCAAGTAGATTTGGAAGCAGCCAACATCGAGGATTTGGGAAACACTAGACATACTGTTGTGGCATCAGAAATGATTGATATGATAAAAAAAATTACCACTGAACTTGTTGCAAAAAAAAGACAGTTATTCATTTTGGGAGGTGAACATTCTATCACATATGGAACTTACACCAGTTTTCCAAAAGAGACGGGATATGTTGTGTTTGATGCTCATTATGACTTGCGAGATGAATTTGCAGACATTAAATTAAGCCATGCATCATATCTTCGAAGAATTGTAGAAGAAAGAGGTGCTGAAAATATCCTACATGTTGGTGCCAGGGCTTTTGTAAAAGAAGAACTAGTGTTTCTTAAGGAGAATAACATCAAAACTATTACCGATAGACAGATTAGAGATGGAGACGGACCACGCCTCCTAAAAGATTACGTATCTACATTTGATACAATTTATTCGAGTTTTGATCTGGATGTACTAGATCCTGCATATGCACCAGGTGTTGGAAATCCTGAAGCTGTAGGAATAACTTCAAGGGAATTGTTTGACATGATCCATACATTTGAAGAAACAAAAATTGTGGGAGTAGACATTGTGGAACTAAACCCTTATCATGATAACGGTGCAACTGCATCGTTAGCTGCAAAAATAATTTCTAACTTGATTGCCATTAACTTGTCTCAACTTAAATAA
- the trpD gene encoding anthranilate phosphoribosyltransferase, with the protein MISEMISKLQEKSDLTYDQMNHVMTYILSGKTNDSQNADFLSYLADKGETDDELLGMLDKMQEFSVKVEPKNNGIIIDMCGTGGDRLQTFNISTTASFVVAAAGGIVAKHGNRSSSGISGSADIFEYFGYDLDLEPAKIADILQKHNICFMFAQKFHPAMRHVSTARKNLGKRTAFNLLGPLSNPAGVTNQLVGVFSTDYLERLPLILQKRGGKNIMTVRSDDGMDEFSTSSVNRLCILKNNKVTMNAIDPEVLGLHKSSLQDIQVNSKEAAIKSFVGVLNNTANQSMIETTALNAAGGLIVGNICENFEEAIQIALDTIKSGKAFSLLKNFVQETGDISKLKEITDG; encoded by the coding sequence ATGATTTCAGAGATGATCTCAAAATTACAGGAAAAGTCAGATCTCACATATGATCAGATGAACCATGTAATGACCTATATTCTATCTGGTAAAACAAATGACTCTCAAAATGCCGATTTTTTATCATACCTGGCAGATAAGGGGGAGACTGATGATGAATTACTTGGAATGTTAGATAAAATGCAAGAATTCTCAGTTAAGGTAGAGCCTAAAAACAACGGAATCATAATTGATATGTGTGGAACTGGAGGAGATAGACTCCAGACATTTAACATATCCACTACTGCATCCTTTGTTGTTGCAGCTGCTGGCGGTATTGTGGCAAAACATGGAAATCGCTCAAGCTCAGGAATTTCTGGCAGTGCCGATATTTTCGAATATTTTGGATATGACTTGGATTTAGAGCCTGCAAAGATTGCAGACATATTACAAAAACATAACATCTGCTTTATGTTTGCACAAAAGTTTCATCCTGCAATGAGACATGTGTCTACTGCAAGAAAGAATCTGGGAAAAAGAACCGCATTTAATCTTCTAGGCCCTCTATCAAATCCAGCTGGTGTGACAAACCAACTAGTAGGGGTTTTTTCTACGGATTATTTAGAAAGACTACCATTAATCCTCCAAAAGAGAGGTGGCAAAAACATTATGACAGTTCGTTCAGATGATGGCATGGATGAGTTTTCTACAAGTTCAGTTAACCGTCTATGTATCTTAAAAAACAACAAAGTAACAATGAATGCAATTGATCCAGAAGTACTAGGTTTACACAAATCATCATTACAGGACATACAAGTTAATTCTAAAGAGGCTGCAATCAAATCATTTGTTGGCGTATTAAATAACACTGCAAACCAATCTATGATTGAGACTACTGCACTTAATGCAGCAGGTGGGTTAATTGTTGGAAACATATGTGAAAACTTTGAGGAAGCAATACAAATTGCATTAGACACGATAAAGAGCGGGAAAGCATTTTCATTGTTGAAAAATTTTGTTCAAGAGACAGGTGACATTTCAAAGCTAAAGGAGATCACTGATGGCTGA
- a CDS encoding 30S ribosomal protein S26e translates to MPLKRASRGRTKGGKGSSGTVQCTNCGQTVPKDKAKKVTSRLNLVEHTLAKELRAQGAYIASPTVLKHYCISCAIHFKILKIRSEDSRRKRGKLR, encoded by the coding sequence ATGCCACTTAAGCGTGCAAGTAGAGGTCGTACAAAAGGAGGAAAGGGATCCTCGGGTACAGTACAATGTACAAACTGTGGACAAACAGTTCCTAAGGACAAGGCAAAAAAAGTTACATCTCGATTAAATCTTGTTGAACATACATTGGCAAAAGAACTACGTGCGCAGGGAGCATATATTGCGTCACCAACAGTCTTGAAACACTATTGTATTTCATGTGCAATTCATTTTAAAATTCTGAAAATTAGATCAGAAGATAGTAGAAGAAAACGCGGAAAATTACGTTAG
- a CDS encoding sugar kinase, protein MQIGIYGSGTTESAARTIKKILDDSGIKSFPIGKSKNKESDCVIVLGGDKGVRNYFHRTFDSISPVLGVSEGEASGFLAQVELREFSAYVSILKRQNYVVEEVPRLGVKIDGKNVYPVLNDVAVFSSKSAMLMEHTLRVNGDEVWHDNSDGVIISTPIGSSAYSMSAGGPVLFQDSAVFEIISVNSLDVTRRPIIVSNKSSIEIDDISARLHCEVILDGLDRYKVSKIVECSQFLPPAKIIRLKKDSTAISALAKKVHLAGELLSMPPSSKLLLKTLEYEGALTQKDLANKTLLPDRTVRLALSHLLKKGYVKKKVSIRDARQKIYEISRIE, encoded by the coding sequence ATGCAAATAGGAATTTATGGTTCAGGAACTACTGAATCAGCGGCAAGGACGATAAAGAAAATACTTGACGATTCAGGAATCAAGTCGTTTCCAATTGGTAAATCTAAAAACAAGGAATCGGACTGTGTCATTGTTTTAGGTGGGGATAAGGGGGTTAGAAATTATTTTCATAGGACATTTGATTCCATCTCTCCAGTACTAGGAGTGAGTGAAGGTGAGGCAAGTGGTTTTTTAGCTCAAGTTGAACTTAGAGAATTTTCGGCATATGTTAGTATTTTAAAAAGACAAAATTACGTTGTAGAAGAGGTTCCACGATTAGGAGTAAAGATTGATGGAAAAAATGTTTACCCAGTTCTAAATGATGTTGCAGTATTTTCATCAAAGAGTGCAATGTTGATGGAGCATACACTTCGAGTAAATGGCGATGAAGTATGGCACGATAACAGTGACGGGGTAATTATATCAACCCCAATTGGATCTTCAGCTTACTCAATGTCTGCAGGTGGTCCTGTACTGTTTCAAGATTCTGCGGTATTTGAAATAATTTCTGTAAACTCACTGGATGTTACAAGAAGGCCAATTATTGTTTCTAACAAAAGTTCAATTGAAATTGATGACATCTCTGCAAGGTTACACTGTGAAGTTATTCTTGATGGTTTGGATAGATACAAGGTAAGTAAGATTGTTGAGTGTTCTCAATTCCTTCCACCTGCAAAAATTATCAGACTTAAAAAAGACTCGACAGCAATTTCTGCGTTGGCAAAAAAAGTACATCTTGCAGGAGAATTACTTAGTATGCCTCCAAGCTCAAAATTACTATTGAAGACATTAGAATATGAGGGTGCATTGACCCAAAAAGATTTGGCAAATAAAACATTACTTCCAGATAGAACTGTCAGATTAGCCTTGAGTCATTTGCTGAAAAAGGGATATGTGAAGAAAAAGGTATCAATTAGAGATGCTAGACAGAAAATTTATGAAATATCTAGAATAGAATAA